One window from the genome of Candidatus Didemnitutus sp. encodes:
- a CDS encoding YifB family Mg chelatase-like AAA ATPase, whose amino-acid sequence MLATICSAALVGIDAVPVSVEVNTGETGEPKLILVGLPDAAVKESDDRVFSALSNSGFRMPRTRTTINLAPGGLRKEGALYDLPIALGILVADGKLKNDRLDEFLIAGELSLSGATRAVRGGLALAVLARQSGKRALLLPPISADEAALVEGVEVYAVKSLDEAARFLAGEAKLRPGAPRQPSRAANADAHVDFSEIKGQHAVRRAVEVAVAGGHNLLMIGPPGSGKSMIAKRVPTIMPQPTLDEYLEILRIHSAAGATLNGEVRFLERPARAPHHTISDVGLLGGGAVPGPGEISLAHHGVLFLDELPEFKRSALEVLRQPLEDGTVQISRSAGKITLPCHFMLVAAMNPCPCGYLGDPKHECRCAPSQIQRYRNRVSGPLLDRIDIHIEAPALSLTELRNDQPGETSTDLRARVEAARAVQRARFHGSRVTANARMSQTHIKRHCHLDSSLGDLLQQAMEQLALSARAYDRILKVARTIADLAGAEQIAAPHLLEAIQYRSLDRNVFY is encoded by the coding sequence ATGCTCGCTACGATTTGCTCGGCCGCCCTGGTCGGCATCGATGCCGTGCCCGTGTCCGTCGAGGTCAACACCGGCGAAACCGGTGAACCCAAACTCATCCTCGTCGGCCTGCCCGACGCCGCCGTCAAGGAGTCGGACGACCGCGTCTTCTCCGCGCTCAGCAACTCCGGCTTCCGCATGCCGCGCACGCGCACCACGATCAACCTCGCGCCCGGCGGCCTGCGCAAGGAAGGCGCCCTCTACGATCTCCCCATCGCCCTCGGCATCCTCGTCGCCGACGGCAAACTCAAGAACGACCGCCTCGACGAGTTCCTCATCGCCGGCGAACTCAGCCTCTCCGGCGCCACGCGCGCCGTGCGCGGCGGCCTCGCCCTCGCCGTGCTGGCCCGTCAATCCGGCAAACGCGCCCTGCTCCTGCCGCCAATCTCCGCCGACGAAGCCGCCCTCGTCGAAGGCGTCGAAGTCTACGCCGTCAAATCCCTCGACGAAGCCGCCCGTTTCCTCGCGGGCGAAGCGAAACTCCGCCCCGGCGCGCCGCGCCAGCCGAGCCGCGCCGCGAACGCCGACGCGCACGTCGACTTTTCCGAAATCAAAGGCCAGCACGCCGTCCGCCGCGCCGTCGAAGTCGCCGTCGCCGGCGGGCACAATCTCCTGATGATCGGACCGCCCGGCTCCGGCAAATCCATGATCGCGAAACGCGTGCCCACGATCATGCCGCAGCCCACGCTCGACGAATACCTCGAGATCCTCCGCATCCACAGCGCCGCCGGCGCCACGCTCAACGGCGAGGTGCGCTTCCTCGAGCGTCCCGCCCGCGCTCCGCACCACACCATCTCCGATGTCGGCCTGCTCGGCGGCGGCGCCGTGCCTGGCCCCGGCGAGATTTCCCTCGCGCACCACGGCGTGCTCTTCCTCGACGAGTTGCCCGAGTTCAAACGCTCCGCCCTCGAAGTGCTCCGTCAGCCGCTCGAGGACGGCACCGTCCAAATCTCTCGCAGCGCCGGCAAGATCACCCTGCCCTGCCACTTCATGCTCGTCGCCGCGATGAACCCCTGCCCTTGCGGCTATCTCGGCGACCCGAAACACGAGTGCCGCTGCGCTCCCTCGCAGATTCAACGTTACCGCAACCGCGTCAGCGGTCCGTTGCTCGACCGCATCGACATCCATATCGAGGCGCCCGCGCTGTCGCTCACCGAATTGCGCAACGACCAGCCCGGCGAAACCTCGACCGACCTCCGTGCGCGGGTCGAAGCCGCCCGCGCCGTGCAACGCGCGCGTTTCCACGGCTCCCGCGTCACCGCCAACGCCCGCATGTCGCAGACGCACATCAAGCGCCACTGCCACCTTGATTCGTCGCTCGGCGATCTGCTGCAGCAAGCGATGGAGCAACTCGCCCTCAGCGCCCGCGCCTACGACCGCATCCTCAAGGTCGCCCGCACCATCGCCGACCTCGCCGGCGCCGAGCAAATCGCCGCGCCGCACCTCCTCGAAGCGATCCAATACCGCTCCCTCGACCGCAACGTGTTCTATTGA
- the ndk gene encoding nucleoside-diphosphate kinase has protein sequence MQKTLIIFKPDCMEKRLVGTVLQRFEAAGFEIIGAKLTRLTPAQLREHYAHVASKPFYPEIEQFMSSRPVIVMALKGENIVARVRDLLGPTDSRKAAKGTIRGDFGTEMMKNVVHASDSEENGRIEIARFFQSEEILG, from the coding sequence ATGCAGAAGACCCTCATCATCTTTAAGCCGGATTGCATGGAAAAGCGCCTCGTCGGCACCGTGCTCCAGCGTTTCGAAGCGGCTGGCTTCGAGATCATCGGCGCCAAGCTCACGCGCCTCACCCCGGCGCAGTTGCGCGAGCATTACGCGCACGTCGCGAGCAAGCCGTTCTATCCGGAGATCGAGCAGTTCATGAGCTCGCGCCCCGTCATCGTCATGGCGCTGAAGGGCGAGAACATCGTCGCGCGCGTGCGCGACCTGCTCGGGCCGACCGACTCGCGCAAGGCCGCCAAGGGCACGATCCGCGGCGACTTCGGCACGGAGATGATGAAGAACGTCGTGCATGCGTCGGACTCCGAGGAGAACGGCCGCATCGAGATCGCGCGCTTCTTCCAGTCCGAGGAAATCCTCGGCTGA
- a CDS encoding deoxyribodipyrimidine photo-lyase, whose translation MALTIVWFRQDLRLQDNPALLAAVQRGAVLPVYILDDAGEERWPMGGASRWWLHHSLAALGAALRERGASLVLARGESGAVLRTLIKESGADAVYWNRRYEPAAIARDAAVKAELGATGVDAKSFAASVLFEPHTVKNKSGGPFQVFTPFWKHCLTLDVAEPVKLPAAKIIGATKATRSLELGELGLRPTIPWDAGFRDAWEPGEAGAAKRLRKFVGGAIEHYADERNLPDRDGTSALSPHLHFGEISPRQVWCAVRALSKESGVFPASRGAQVFLSEVGWREFAYHLLFHFPHTPEAPLRTEFAAFPWRKDEAQLRVWQRGQTGYPIVDAGMRQLWATGWMHNRVRMIVASFLVKHLRLSWQEGAAWFWDTLVDADLAANTLGWQWTAGCGADAAPYFRIFNPILQGAKFDPDGDYVRRWVPELACLPSECIHAPWTVTPLELSAAGVVLGQTYPHPIVDHGEARGAALAALQTIRKG comes from the coding sequence GTGGCTCTCACGATTGTCTGGTTCCGTCAGGATCTGCGGTTGCAGGACAACCCGGCGTTGCTCGCGGCGGTGCAGCGCGGCGCGGTGCTGCCCGTCTACATCCTCGACGACGCGGGCGAGGAGCGTTGGCCGATGGGCGGGGCTTCGCGGTGGTGGCTGCATCACTCGCTGGCGGCGCTCGGGGCGGCGTTGCGGGAGCGCGGGGCGTCGCTCGTGCTCGCGCGCGGCGAGAGCGGTGCGGTGCTGCGGACATTGATCAAGGAGAGCGGCGCGGATGCGGTTTACTGGAATCGCCGCTACGAACCCGCGGCAATCGCGCGCGATGCGGCGGTCAAGGCGGAGCTGGGCGCCACCGGTGTGGACGCGAAGAGCTTCGCGGCCTCGGTGTTGTTCGAGCCGCACACGGTGAAAAACAAGAGCGGCGGGCCGTTTCAGGTTTTCACTCCCTTCTGGAAACACTGTCTGACTCTCGACGTGGCGGAGCCGGTGAAGTTGCCCGCCGCGAAAATCATCGGCGCGACGAAGGCGACGAGATCGCTTGAGTTGGGCGAACTCGGCTTGCGGCCGACGATCCCGTGGGATGCGGGATTCCGCGACGCGTGGGAGCCGGGCGAGGCCGGCGCGGCGAAGCGGCTGAGGAAATTCGTGGGCGGCGCGATTGAGCACTATGCCGACGAGCGCAATCTGCCGGATCGCGATGGCACGTCGGCGCTGTCGCCGCATCTGCATTTTGGCGAGATCAGTCCGCGGCAGGTCTGGTGTGCGGTGCGCGCGTTGAGCAAGGAGAGCGGCGTATTCCCCGCGAGCCGTGGCGCGCAGGTTTTCCTGAGCGAGGTGGGTTGGCGCGAGTTCGCGTATCACCTGCTGTTTCATTTTCCGCACACGCCGGAGGCGCCGTTGCGGACGGAGTTCGCGGCGTTTCCGTGGCGGAAGGACGAGGCGCAGCTCCGCGTGTGGCAGCGAGGACAGACGGGTTACCCGATCGTCGATGCGGGCATGCGGCAGCTGTGGGCGACGGGGTGGATGCACAATCGCGTGCGGATGATCGTGGCGTCGTTCCTCGTGAAGCACCTGCGGCTCTCGTGGCAGGAGGGCGCGGCGTGGTTCTGGGACACGCTGGTCGATGCCGATCTCGCGGCGAACACGCTCGGCTGGCAGTGGACGGCGGGCTGTGGCGCGGACGCGGCGCCGTATTTCCGTATTTTCAATCCGATTTTGCAGGGCGCGAAGTTCGACCCGGACGGCGATTACGTGCGGCGCTGGGTGCCGGAGCTGGCGTGTTTGCCGTCCGAGTGCATTCATGCGCCGTGGACGGTGACGCCGTTGGAGCTCAGCGCGGCGGGCGTGGTTCTGGGGCAAACCTATCCGCATCCGATCGTCGATCACGGCGAGGCGCGCGGCGCGGCGCTGGCGGCGTTGCAGACGATTCGGAAGGGTTGA
- a CDS encoding RNB domain-containing ribonuclease, with translation MNFREILLSHLGHRNYVPTSLERLGRELHFNTKDRRKFAHAARDLIRTGRIVLVKGDRLCLPQEADLITGRISFRQTGSAIVLPEGKVNSPEREPAIQVAAENTGVALHGDTVVVRLITGRERDQYRFLKPDERAGRVIEILSRANDTTTGTLHRGRTYFYVLPDDPRIPHDIIVGDPLQSKLRPMPTVGDKVVVRIAEWKERDRSPAGEIVEKLGRAFEPRAELAAIYHKYNLSPVFPPDVVREAAAIPPEVRLQELRGRIDFRSIPTFTIDPDDAKDFDDALSLEYLPNGDLRVGVHIADVSTYVRSGSALDREAQQRGNSTYLVGSVVPMLPEKLSNGLCSLVEAQDRLTKAAIFTFAPNGRLKQTDFANTVIRSFKRLTYKQAYALMFEDSLDALRRLPVPPKHQTGSTGRLLSSLTDDELRNLQKWTRQLWAIARKLRTDRFRHGSLDLDMPETKIFVDEQGYADRIEKIENDESHQLIEEFMLLANEAVARLTRTQNLPSLYRVHDDPDEQRLDDLRRELAAQGIKVGDLTKREELVKLLALLKHHPQGHLLRVQVLRSMRKACYRAKPDGHFGLAKQDYTHFTSPIRRYSDLVVHRVFEHYLVKFEGYPAGPNSAGYNIARAEALGEHLSLTEINSTEAERDSVKVKLAEFFEREVEKKKKTRFKAVITDVRNHGFFVELAAAGAFGLVPISSLQDDFYQLNPSGTAFIGRKTKRKFELGRTIEVTILRVDRQKRLLDFTVP, from the coding sequence ATGAATTTCCGGGAAATCCTCCTCTCCCACCTCGGTCACCGTAACTACGTGCCGACCTCCCTCGAACGCCTCGGCCGCGAACTTCACTTCAACACGAAGGACCGCCGCAAGTTCGCCCACGCCGCGCGCGACCTCATCCGCACCGGCCGCATCGTCCTCGTCAAAGGCGACCGCCTCTGCCTGCCGCAGGAGGCCGATCTCATCACCGGCCGCATCAGCTTCCGCCAAACCGGCTCCGCCATCGTCCTCCCCGAGGGCAAGGTCAACTCGCCCGAGCGCGAGCCCGCCATCCAGGTCGCCGCCGAAAACACCGGCGTCGCGCTCCACGGCGACACCGTCGTCGTGCGCCTCATCACCGGCCGCGAGCGCGACCAATACCGCTTCCTCAAACCCGACGAACGCGCCGGCCGCGTCATCGAAATCCTCTCGCGCGCCAACGACACCACCACCGGCACGCTCCATCGCGGCCGCACGTATTTCTACGTCCTGCCCGACGATCCGCGCATCCCGCACGACATCATCGTCGGCGACCCGCTCCAATCGAAGCTCCGGCCCATGCCCACCGTCGGCGACAAAGTCGTCGTCCGCATCGCCGAGTGGAAGGAGCGCGACCGCAGCCCCGCCGGCGAAATCGTGGAAAAACTCGGCCGCGCCTTCGAGCCGCGCGCCGAACTCGCCGCCATCTACCACAAATACAACCTCTCGCCGGTCTTCCCGCCCGACGTCGTCCGCGAAGCCGCCGCCATCCCGCCCGAAGTGCGCCTCCAGGAGCTGCGCGGGCGCATCGATTTCCGCTCCATCCCCACGTTCACCATCGACCCCGACGACGCCAAGGACTTCGACGACGCGCTCTCGCTCGAGTATCTCCCCAACGGCGACCTCCGCGTCGGCGTGCACATCGCCGACGTCAGCACCTACGTCCGCTCCGGCTCCGCTCTCGACCGCGAGGCGCAGCAACGCGGCAACTCCACCTACCTAGTCGGCTCCGTCGTGCCGATGCTCCCGGAAAAACTTTCCAACGGCCTCTGCTCGCTCGTCGAAGCACAGGACCGCCTCACCAAGGCCGCCATCTTCACCTTCGCGCCCAACGGCCGCCTCAAGCAGACGGATTTCGCCAACACCGTCATCCGCTCCTTCAAGCGCCTCACCTACAAGCAAGCCTACGCGCTGATGTTCGAGGACAGCCTCGACGCCCTCCGCCGCCTGCCCGTCCCGCCGAAGCACCAGACCGGCTCCACCGGCCGCCTCCTCAGCTCCCTCACCGACGACGAACTGCGCAACCTCCAGAAATGGACGCGCCAGCTCTGGGCCATCGCGCGCAAACTCCGCACCGACCGCTTCCGCCACGGCTCGCTCGACCTCGACATGCCCGAGACGAAAATCTTCGTCGACGAGCAGGGCTACGCCGATCGCATCGAGAAAATCGAGAACGACGAGAGCCACCAGCTCATCGAGGAGTTCATGCTCCTCGCCAACGAAGCCGTCGCCCGCCTCACGCGCACGCAAAACCTTCCCTCGCTCTACCGCGTGCACGACGACCCTGATGAGCAACGCCTCGATGACCTCCGCCGCGAACTCGCCGCGCAAGGCATCAAGGTCGGCGACCTCACCAAGCGGGAAGAACTCGTGAAGCTCCTCGCCCTTCTGAAGCATCACCCGCAAGGCCACCTGCTCCGCGTCCAGGTCCTCCGCTCGATGCGCAAAGCCTGTTACCGCGCCAAGCCCGACGGCCACTTCGGCCTCGCGAAGCAGGACTACACGCACTTCACCTCGCCGATCCGCCGCTACTCCGACCTCGTCGTCCACCGCGTCTTCGAGCACTACCTCGTGAAATTCGAGGGCTACCCCGCCGGCCCGAACAGCGCCGGCTACAACATCGCCCGCGCCGAGGCGCTCGGCGAACACCTCTCGCTCACCGAAATCAACAGCACCGAAGCCGAGCGCGACTCCGTGAAGGTGAAGCTCGCCGAGTTCTTCGAGCGCGAGGTGGAGAAGAAAAAGAAAACACGCTTCAAGGCCGTCATCACCGACGTCCGCAACCACGGCTTCTTCGTCGAGCTCGCCGCCGCCGGCGCCTTCGGCCTCGTGCCGATCTCGTCGCTGCAGGACGATTTCTACCAACTCAACCCGAGCGGCACGGCCTTCATCGGCCGCAAGACGAAGCGCAAATTCGAACTCGGCCGCACCATCGAAGTCACGATCCTCCGCGTGGACCGCCAGAAGCGCTTGCTGGATTTCACGGTGCCGTGA
- a CDS encoding sigma-54-dependent Fis family transcriptional regulator, with protein sequence MSASNMIPLARREILLLEDDPALRRRLVATLRALGGEVSEATNLAEARRLLRDLSFDFALVDLHLPDGDALMLLREGAFSENTGVVVMTAFGGIPQAVEAMRLGAGDYLTKPFEPEALPVAFLRCRQQRTAARRTEHQNATGADGAELFFGHSLDAVRRQLDTILAAERRLERRLPPVLIEGETGTGKTALARWLHRHGPRAAEPFIAVNCAALPEQLAESELFGHERGAFTDARTARTGLFEAADGGTLFLDEIASLSPAIQAKVLVAIEDGRIRRLGSNKEIAIDARLIAASNRPLRALAETGAFREDLYQRLNLLHVTLPPLRDRGADIIALARQLLAATAKRHRLRPLTISDDGARRLQTQRWPGNVRELAHEIERAVIFGQTGAPLDFAHLAAPNSSDSAASMSLHDWRNPAWRLPESGFSLDAVTQALIDDALRETGGNVSAAARRLGVTRQFLRYRLETGADTDASAASAE encoded by the coding sequence ATGAGCGCCTCGAATATGATCCCCCTCGCCCGCCGCGAGATCCTGCTCCTCGAAGACGATCCCGCGCTCCGCCGCCGGCTCGTCGCGACGCTGCGTGCACTCGGCGGCGAAGTCTCCGAAGCGACCAACCTCGCCGAGGCGCGCCGCCTCCTGCGCGACCTGAGCTTCGACTTCGCGCTCGTCGACCTGCACCTGCCCGACGGCGACGCGCTCATGCTGCTGCGCGAAGGTGCGTTTTCGGAAAACACCGGCGTCGTCGTCATGACCGCGTTCGGCGGCATCCCGCAAGCCGTCGAGGCAATGCGCCTCGGGGCGGGCGACTACCTCACGAAACCGTTCGAGCCCGAGGCGCTGCCCGTCGCCTTCCTGCGCTGCCGCCAGCAGCGCACCGCCGCGCGCCGCACCGAGCACCAGAACGCCACCGGCGCCGACGGCGCGGAACTCTTCTTCGGTCACAGCCTCGACGCCGTGCGTCGCCAGCTCGACACGATCCTCGCCGCCGAGCGCCGCCTCGAGCGCCGCCTGCCGCCCGTGCTCATCGAAGGCGAAACCGGCACCGGCAAGACCGCCCTCGCCCGCTGGCTCCACCGCCACGGCCCGCGCGCCGCCGAGCCCTTCATCGCCGTCAACTGCGCCGCGCTGCCTGAGCAACTCGCCGAGTCCGAGCTCTTCGGTCACGAGCGCGGCGCGTTCACCGACGCCCGCACCGCACGCACGGGCTTGTTCGAGGCCGCCGACGGCGGCACGCTTTTTCTCGACGAGATCGCGTCCCTCTCGCCCGCCATCCAGGCCAAGGTCCTCGTCGCGATCGAAGACGGCCGCATCCGCCGCCTCGGCTCGAACAAGGAAATCGCCATCGACGCGCGCCTCATCGCCGCCAGCAACCGCCCGTTGCGCGCCCTCGCCGAAACCGGCGCGTTCCGCGAAGACCTCTATCAGCGCCTCAATCTCCTGCACGTCACGCTGCCGCCGCTGCGCGACCGCGGCGCCGACATCATCGCCCTCGCACGCCAGCTCCTCGCCGCCACCGCGAAACGCCACCGCCTCCGGCCGCTCACGATTTCCGACGACGGCGCGCGCCGTCTCCAAACCCAGCGCTGGCCCGGCAACGTCCGCGAGCTCGCCCACGAGATTGAGCGCGCCGTGATCTTCGGCCAAACCGGCGCCCCGCTCGACTTCGCCCACCTCGCTGCGCCGAACTCTTCCGACTCCGCCGCCAGCATGTCGCTCCACGACTGGCGCAACCCCGCCTGGCGTCTCCCCGAATCCGGTTTCTCCCTCGACGCGGTCACACAGGCGCTCATCGACGACGCGCTCCGAGAAACCGGTGGCAACGTCTCCGCCGCCGCGCGCCGCCTCGGCGTCACTCGCCAGTTCCTCCGCTACCGCCTCGAAACCGGCGCGGATACCGACGCCAGCGCCGCGAGCGCCGAGTAG
- a CDS encoding outer membrane beta-barrel protein codes for MTIKPVLLSVLAVAAATATSAAVYVDAQVSKLEISGTPASGDRGAKLNDDLPSSAFTFAVGYEISPRLALEARYTHIGDGRTYKVAPSSSIFPPSGGVDLPVMTYYFMDQATDLYTVALPFKVVNRGAFCVSVAPLLHLEHSKFVFTNAGVNTLLPGPLPVIHRETRNELHLGGELKFAYRFNANVGASVTYSYSALEAYDAHLIGAGLEFHF; via the coding sequence ATGACAATCAAACCTGTCCTCCTCTCCGTTCTCGCTGTCGCCGCCGCGACCGCGACCAGTGCCGCCGTCTATGTCGACGCCCAAGTCTCGAAGCTCGAGATCTCCGGCACGCCGGCGAGCGGCGACCGCGGCGCGAAGCTCAACGACGACCTGCCATCCAGCGCCTTCACCTTCGCCGTCGGCTACGAAATCTCGCCACGCCTCGCGCTGGAGGCGCGCTACACGCACATCGGCGACGGACGCACCTACAAGGTCGCACCGTCCTCCTCGATCTTCCCGCCCTCCGGTGGCGTCGACCTGCCCGTCATGACTTACTACTTCATGGACCAGGCGACCGACCTCTACACCGTCGCGCTCCCGTTCAAAGTCGTCAATCGCGGCGCGTTCTGCGTCTCGGTTGCACCGCTGCTTCACCTCGAGCACTCGAAATTCGTGTTCACCAACGCAGGGGTGAACACGCTGCTGCCCGGACCGCTTCCGGTCATCCACCGCGAGACCCGCAACGAGCTGCATCTCGGCGGCGAGCTGAAGTTCGCATATCGCTTCAACGCCAATGTCGGCGCCTCCGTCACCTACAGCTACTCCGCCCTCGAAGCCTACGACGCCCACCTGATCGGCGCCGGCCTCGAATTCCACTTCTGA
- a CDS encoding outer membrane beta-barrel protein translates to MIIKSLLSALVLALSSVVAPATSAGVYLDVRAAKLAVSGTPSIGDDGQKISDDLPSNAFTIAFGYTLNARVSLEARFTRIGDIRIRKAVPLVPVDIEFPSPTLFYSYRQATKLYTLALPVQAFKRGAFSLSVSPLAHLEHSRYTIADAGVDMPVPTGPSTVLLSRTRQSLRAGGEVSAAYRINQNLTADVSYSYSNLQAYGAHLIGAGLTYRF, encoded by the coding sequence ATGATCATCAAATCCCTCCTGTCCGCTCTCGTTCTCGCTCTATCCAGCGTCGTCGCTCCGGCGACCTCCGCCGGCGTCTACCTCGATGTGCGCGCCGCGAAACTCGCCGTCTCCGGCACGCCATCGATCGGTGACGACGGCCAAAAGATCAGCGACGACCTGCCGTCCAACGCATTCACGATCGCGTTCGGCTACACGCTCAACGCGCGCGTCTCCCTCGAGGCCCGCTTCACTCGCATCGGAGATATCCGGATCCGCAAGGCGGTCCCGCTCGTGCCTGTCGACATCGAGTTCCCGTCCCCAACGCTTTTCTACAGCTATCGGCAGGCGACGAAACTCTACACGCTCGCGCTCCCGGTCCAGGCGTTCAAACGCGGCGCGTTCTCCCTCTCGGTCAGTCCGCTGGCGCACCTCGAGCATTCGCGATACACCATCGCCGACGCCGGCGTGGATATGCCGGTGCCGACGGGCCCGTCCACAGTCCTCCTCAGCCGCACCCGCCAATCGCTGCGCGCCGGCGGCGAGGTGAGCGCGGCCTATCGCATCAACCAAAACCTCACGGCCGACGTGAGCTACAGCTATTCCAACCTCCAAGCCTATGGCGCGCACCTGATCGGCGCCGGCCTCACCTACCGGTTCTGA
- a CDS encoding sensor histidine kinase: MMFRRELPARTTLLAATLGAGALLLAIFGTLLLYFRDGLHREVRRTVINRDTAVLSPVTRQQIAAASKRAAPRALRAPELLDAVLPAAQQDGMLAVAVFNEQGDLLRAVPDSLLFAELATTDYVTLLGNAPISRYHPEFPLDRYFRGAQPNTTAPVLEVLLPLVEPGRTQPTGFAQYYIDARGLAGELAAIEDRLDGHTWSILAAGVIAAALVLGGACFALLRAQRLVAERNERLAHANLELTLATKASALGQITSHLIHGLQGSVASLRSAVAPAQEPDLQSVAFHTERMQALITEVVALLGDMRTGATYEISTEELATLIRQRGEAHANPRGVQLDVVNRTHRALDNHRGSLLCLIATNLVHNAVRASSAGQAVVVELTESAGQVRLTVSDQGGGIAPELRPRLFTPGASGTQGTGLGLSISRLLARQMEGDLELVSTGTTGTVFRARIAIGRLQIA, translated from the coding sequence GTGATGTTCCGCCGCGAACTGCCCGCCCGCACCACGCTGCTCGCCGCCACGCTCGGTGCCGGTGCGCTGCTGCTCGCGATCTTCGGGACCTTGCTGCTCTATTTCCGCGACGGCCTGCATCGCGAGGTCCGCCGCACCGTCATCAACCGCGACACCGCCGTCCTGTCGCCCGTCACGCGACAGCAGATCGCCGCCGCCAGCAAGCGCGCCGCCCCGCGCGCGCTGCGCGCCCCGGAGCTGCTCGATGCCGTCCTCCCCGCCGCGCAACAGGACGGCATGCTCGCCGTCGCCGTGTTCAACGAGCAAGGCGACCTGCTGCGCGCCGTGCCCGACTCGCTGCTCTTCGCCGAACTCGCGACGACCGACTACGTCACGCTCCTCGGCAACGCGCCGATCAGCCGCTACCACCCGGAATTCCCCCTCGACCGCTATTTCCGCGGCGCGCAGCCGAACACCACCGCTCCCGTGCTCGAGGTGCTGCTGCCGCTCGTCGAACCGGGGCGCACGCAACCGACCGGCTTCGCGCAATACTACATCGATGCCCGCGGCCTCGCCGGCGAACTCGCCGCCATCGAGGACCGGCTCGATGGCCACACATGGTCGATCCTCGCCGCCGGCGTCATCGCCGCGGCGCTGGTGCTCGGCGGTGCATGCTTCGCCTTGCTGCGCGCACAGCGTCTCGTCGCCGAACGCAACGAGCGGCTCGCCCACGCCAACCTTGAGCTCACGCTCGCCACGAAAGCCTCCGCGCTCGGCCAGATCACCTCGCACCTCATCCACGGCCTCCAGGGCTCCGTCGCCAGCCTGCGCTCCGCGGTGGCGCCCGCGCAGGAGCCCGATTTGCAGTCGGTCGCCTTCCACACCGAGCGCATGCAGGCGCTCATCACCGAGGTCGTCGCGTTGCTCGGCGACATGCGCACGGGCGCGACCTACGAGATTTCCACCGAAGAACTCGCCACGCTCATCCGCCAGCGCGGCGAAGCCCACGCCAATCCGCGCGGCGTGCAGCTCGACGTCGTCAACCGCACGCACCGCGCCCTCGACAACCATCGCGGCAGCCTGCTTTGCCTGATCGCGACCAACCTCGTGCACAACGCCGTCCGCGCCTCCTCCGCCGGCCAAGCGGTCGTGGTCGAGCTGACCGAATCCGCCGGGCAGGTGCGGTTGACCGTATCCGACCAAGGCGGCGGCATCGCGCCCGAGCTGCGGCCGCGACTCTTCACGCCCGGCGCCAGCGGCACGCAAGGCACCGGGCTCGGCCTGTCGATCAGCCGGCTCCTCGCCCGGCAGATGGAAGGCGATCTCGAACTGGTCTCGACCGGAACGACCGGCACGGTGTTTCGCGCGCGCATCGCCATCGGGCGTTTGCAAATCGCCTGA
- a CDS encoding DUF5069 domain-containing protein produces MKHYDFANHFRALYDKAVRQYAAGQRGAATFFDATEQAFLAANGINAQHMYDYAEDHHNGGEPGYDRALAIESIRRDYFLNAQHGQASARVLDESSLPPKDAAVQGISWLPRIIPKTKAKLRGELPPALMYSCGGDRRFFKEHDIHPAEFLSLVWRHENDDAAIVAWVVQRSKAR; encoded by the coding sequence ATGAAGCACTACGATTTCGCCAACCACTTCCGCGCGCTCTACGACAAGGCCGTGCGGCAATACGCCGCCGGCCAGCGCGGCGCCGCGACCTTCTTCGATGCCACCGAGCAGGCGTTCCTCGCCGCCAACGGCATCAACGCGCAGCACATGTATGATTACGCCGAGGATCACCACAACGGCGGCGAGCCCGGCTACGACCGCGCCCTCGCGATCGAGTCGATCCGCCGCGACTACTTCCTGAACGCCCAGCACGGACAGGCCTCGGCGCGCGTGCTCGACGAATCATCGCTGCCACCGAAAGACGCCGCCGTGCAAGGCATCTCCTGGCTGCCGCGCATCATCCCGAAGACGAAGGCCAAGCTCCGCGGCGAGCTGCCGCCCGCGCTGATGTATTCGTGCGGCGGCGATCGCCGCTTCTTCAAGGAACACGACATCCATCCCGCCGAATTCCTCAGCCTCGTCTGGCGCCACGAGAACGACGACGCCGCGATCGTCGCGTGGGTCGTGCAGCGCAGCAAGGCGCGCTGA